In one Nicotiana sylvestris chromosome 8, ASM39365v2, whole genome shotgun sequence genomic region, the following are encoded:
- the LOC104226034 gene encoding protein argonaute 18-like — protein MFHFSLNNYSLSPHKTPTPHFSHIPFSKMKNSLLIFTLLTFFFITITFSFAAQNDNGGGFGFGPGGGFNIPGFGGGGYGGGFGGPKGGYAKGGIIRPTVVCKDKGPCLGKILRCPAKCFKSFSRAGKGYGYGGGGGGCTMDCKKKCVAYC, from the coding sequence ATGTTCCACTTCTCCTTAAATAATTATTCCCTTTCCCCTCATAAAACCCCAACTCCTCATTTCTCTCATATTCCTTTCTCAAAAATGAAGAATTCTCTACTCATTTTTACTCTCTTAACTTTCTTTTTCATCACAATTACCTTCTCTTTTGCTGCTCAAAATGATAATGGtggtggatttggatttgggcctggTGGTGGATTTAACATACCTGGATTTGGTGGTGGTGGATATGGTGGTGGATTTGGAGGCCCAAAAGGAGGATATGCTAAAGGTGGTATTATAAGGCCCACTGTTGTTTGTAAAGATAAAGGCCCATGTTTGGGTAAGATACTAAGATGTCCAGCTAAATGTTTCAAATCATTTAGTAGAGCTGGAAAAGGTTATGGTTATGGTGGTGGAGGTGGTGGCTGTACTATGGATTGCAAGAAGAAATGTGTTGCTTATTGTTAA
- the LOC104226035 gene encoding secretory carrier-associated membrane protein 2-like, with amino-acid sequence MGSRYDSNPFAEEEEVNPFADGGGKSGQSKFSGGTFYTTSTASVPPATNSRLSPLPHEPADFYDRDAPIDIPLDSAADLKKKEKELQAKENELRRREQELRRKEEAAARAGIVIEAKNWPPFFPIIHHDIANEIPVHLQRLQYVAFTTLLGLFACLLWNIIATTTAWIKEGDVKIWFLSIIYFISGVPGAYVLWYRPLYRAFRTEGAMKFAWFFLFYLLHIAFCIFAAVAPPVVFRGKSLTGILPAVDLIGKQVLVGVFYFIGFGLFCLESVLSIWVIQQVYMYFRGSGKAAEMKREAARGALRAAI; translated from the exons ATGGGTAGCCGTTATGATAGCAATCCGtttgctgaagaagaagaagttaacCCCTTTGCT GATGGAGGAGGAAAATCAGGGCAATCAAAATTTAGTGGAGGCACGTTTTATACCACA AGTACTGCGAGTGTTCCTCCAGCGACAAACTCAAGACTTTCACCCCTTCCGCATGAACCTGCTGATTTCTATGATCGTGATGCGCCTATTGATATTCCTCTTGATAGTGCTGCG GActtgaaaaagaaagagaaggaacTCCAGGCTAAGGAGAATGAATTGCGAAGGAGGGAACAG GAATTAAGACGAAAAGAAGAGGCTGCTGCAAGAG CTGGTATTGTTATTGAGGCGAAAAATTGGCCTCCATTCTTCCCAATTATCCATCATGACATTGCAAATGAAATACCTGTTCATTTGCAAAGGCTGCAATATGTCGCATTTACTACCTTGTTGG GACTTTTTGCATGCCTTTTATGGAACATCATAGCAACCACTACAGCATGGATTAAAGAAGGAG ACGTAAAAATCTGGTTCCTTTCTATTATTTACTTCATATCGGGGGTTCCAGGAGCCTATGTACTGTGGTATCGTCCACTTTATCGTGCTTTCAG AACTGAGGGTGCAATGAAGTTTGCATGGTTTTTCTTGTTTTACTTG CTTCACATTGCATTCTGCATCTTTGCTGCTGTTGCTCCTCCAGTAGTTTTCAGAGGAAAATCACTTAC AGGCATTCTACCTGCGGTAGATCTCATCGGCAAACAAGTACTTGTTGGG GTTTTCTATTTCATCGGTTTCGGTCTATTTTGTCTTGAATCAGTATTGAGCATCTGGGTTATTCAG CAAGTATACATGTATTTCCGAGGAAGTGGTAAAGCTGCAGAGATGAAGCGCGAAGCTGCTAGAGGGGCGTTGAGAGCAGCAATATAA